From the genome of Plasmodium relictum strain SGS1 genome assembly, chromosome: 3:
TTGTTCAATAGATAAATAAGTAAAACATTTattacatttaaaatatttaataaaaatatctgGTTTTACATTATGTGAACAATTTGAACATGTTAAATATCCCTTTAAATGGATATCTTTAAATCTTTCTTCTGattcatttaataaagataaaacaTTTGTttctaaataattttcttctatttgTTTATctgtttttatttctttcacatcaaaaatattaaagcAAGACGATAATTTTTCAGCACTTGTTCCCTCAATATATTGACATAATCTATTTATAGGTGATaatatttgattttttatataatattctttatCAATCtttaaatcatatttttttatttcactaACACTAAAACAACATTGGGAACTACTTAACttttcattacttttattaaaaaatttacaagCATCTTCACTTCTGCAAACACAATATTGAATTTCTTTGTTTACACATATATTGTAGCCATCTTTTATCATACGTTCAGCAACAAGAACATGAcctaatgaatttttttcttgataTTCGTTAACATTTTTTGtcaatttttttgttataacaTAATAATCTAAATCAAacctagaaaaaaaaaatatatatgtataatagataaaaaagtaaaattaaatgaaaaatagaaatttatataaaaaagaactaatttatatatttatttattgaatataataataatatatttaatataaagcATGGGTTAGTAaaattgttatatatatattaattcttaCTCATCATTTTCTATTCGTTGATTTACATTTCTTAAATATTCATGTATTTGTTCAGATAAGTCATTTTCTAGAGGTAGTGAAGAATTTTTTACATCAGTTtctttattagaaaaaataatttttaaaacttcATTACCTAttaattttgaaattttactaaaatctcttttaataaaatttataccTTTCATTTCATATTCacatttttcaaaatttgaATCTACTACTTTAGCGcatgcatatttttttttttttagtaaaagtAGTTTACTAAATATACATTCTAAATCtaattctaattttttataatttttattaatgctATTTTTGATAATATGAGCTAATCTATTAgattctttataattatttaagttaTTTGATTTAATTCCTGTATCAATCATAATAGAATCTGTATCACCATATATaacttttaaattaaattctttttctaCTTTGAACTTTGTAAGTTGTAACAAATTTCTACCCTTTAAAGTTATATATGATGCTATATGTTTGGCATAAAATCTGTTATTCGTATTTCCTAAACATCCATATATACTATTGCTAATTAACTTTATTGACAAAGATTGAATTAATAatagttcttttttttctttatttttctcatttgtaattaatttttttatgaatgtTCTTTTATcaactaaattttttaaaatggaaGGTAAAATTCCTGGTTTACTTTTATCAAAATCTTCAATTTCAATGttttcatcttcattttcatcctctttttcttcaatatcacttttattttcatgACTTTTTAGCCTAATAGTACTAAAACATACATTATATTCAATAATTATAGATGGATATAAACTGTTAAAATCTAAATATAAAACATAGGTATCATAGTAACCACATAAAGGATCCAACACTAAACCTCCTGTATATTTagaaacatttttattttttaattgactgttttctattttttttaccttttttttaataataggtgtaatgaatttttttttattatattcatgaagtaaaaaaaattcaattcTTTCACTAGTATAACATAATAAGCTTCTCATCCATATATAACCACTTAGCTTCGTTAAATCTCTcgttttttctattatttgtAAAACATTACATATATTAACAATTTCATTTATACAAAATATTTGGCTATTAATATATACGTTCAAATGATTCTCTAAAATTAATTTCGCATCATTAAAATGAATGTTACttgaatttattaaatttatattgttaACTAAAAAATCTTTAAAAACATTTGGTGAATTGGATTTCTTTTGTTGTTGTTGTTGTCTACTTTTTTCCtgatatttgttttttacaTTATCAATAATTTCATCTAAGCAATAACTAGTTAATTTAATTGAATCTTTacataatacataaatatctAAAAGCAATCTTCCTTTTATATTCTGAATTATGTTATACATAGAACCAGTACTGTTAGTtccattaaatttatttactttcattttttcatttttctttaattttttttttctacttaAAAAATCAGCATTTATATTATGAACATTGCATctatgaattaaaaattctaAATCGAAGTTTAGAATATTATATCCAATATACATGTCTATGTCAAgtgcttttattttttgaagaaATGCTTCTAATAatgttttttcattttcaaatACTTTAcagtaatttttattataattattatttatttttttatttgccTTGCTAGAAATACCCAAGAAATTAATATACTTCATTCCTTCTGCATCTACTAAACTAGTTATGCTGAATATTTCATGaacattttcttcatttaataaagaaactactttaataaaaattttatttaagtcTAAATCAATAAAGgtatttacattattttctatttttttcgGTGCATTTTCAATAGAATTATTAGTAGTAGAagtattactattattttcttcattccccttattttcattttttttgtcagttattttatcaattaaaaaaatatttttcttatcaCTTGTTATACAATCAAAATAGCAGTAAGTTAAATTATtcgaaaaatttttttttaagtctTTTATCTTCACCCAACAAGGtagtttaaattttttttttataataaagttTTCTATTATATCCTCGTTACAACAATAAAAAGAGGAGTAAGTATCTCCTTTTTGAAACCTTTCATCTATTGGATCATAATTATAAGAATATAGAACCTTCACATATAACTCCTCTTCATTCGTACTTAAATTTAAGTTTCTTCTTTTTACTAATTTGTATTTGGCCActtttatattatgaaaTTCTCTTACCTTTTTAAATTCTTCTATAAAATCAGTCATGATAAGTATCTTGTATTCTTCATTAgtataatttatttcttctccatcttttctatattttttgtttttgttcaataaaaaataataatatctatctaaattttctatatatatacttatacTCCTgtatttcttaaattttgTTAAAGTCCTACCAAATAATATGATACTATTTCTATGTTTACatatatcaaaaatatatacatttacgaaaccattttctttattaattattagtTCAtcgtatttattttttaagatatTTGTAGATACATTATTCTCTGTATCATCATCTTCATTGTCTTTATCTTcttctttatataaattattatctatatttataaaagaagGTGATATATTCATTTCCTTTATAATAGAATCATTATAACagtcattttcattaattttattatttttataattatcatcattctttttattttgaaaaaataaatcatttgATCTATTGTTGCCTAATTCACTCTTTATTTGAGgtttatcttcatttttaattaaatctttattttcatcgctttcttcaatttctttttttctattttcgATTATGTCTTTATCTATTTCTCCTTCTATTTCTCTTTCTCTTTCTTCTTCtccttttccttttccttCTCCCTCtccttcttttttattttcttctttttttatttttaaattaaaatcacAATCTATTTCTTTAGAATAAGAAAATAAGTTtgtcattttttcttttttatcaaaaggattacttttattatcattaaatgaatatatattatttccaatttttttaatttctttattttcagtTATATCATTcatttcattataattatttataatatttttatttttaatataagaaCCTGTTTTGCTATTATAAGATTTATCATATGAATCAGttgttttccttttttttctaaagtTTCCACTTTCACTTTCACTTGATGTTgtattttcttctattaatttttctatatttctAGTTTTATTTATCTCTTCTTTACTTAGCTTACTGCTAGAAAATGTtttctgaatttttttttctctaataAAACCATCGATTGAGTTATTTCTTCTTACTTTATTCTCTTTTTCTATAACTGCAAATAggtagatatatatatatatatgtgtatgtatatacttttttttttttattaaaataatgaaattttttttttacttttcttttttaaaaaattataattaacatCTTCTACTATAACATCATCACTTGAATCAAAATCCTTTTCACCTATggaatttaaagaaaattttttatttagaaaaaaaaaaaacattaaaagaattttatatatcttaGTAAATACCTCCGACTATAAAATTCTTCAacgattttttattttcgaTATACCCATCTTCATCTACTACCTCATAAatatcatcatttttatttcttacctatataataataagaaaagtaaaatatgaattctaattttttacaaaaaaaaaataaaaaaaaaatttatttattatatattaatgtaaaaatatatatatagatatatatgaatttgtCTAAAATTAATAACTATTTATAGTCAttcataaattatatttaaaatattattaaaaaggtATTTTTGTGTAagcttaaatatatatatatatatatgtatatatatatttttttttaaatcataaaaaataaaaaaaaggaaaccTCATAAAAATCTGTTGCTTTGCATTCTTTTGATCTTtgctttttaattttatcaaaaacattactcattttttattttatgaaattttttattcttttatatttaattcatttaaatatgttttatctatgaaatattaaaagaatgtTAAATACActtaaaaacaataaaaataaaaaataaaggttttcaaaagaaaattacatttaaaaggatttactttaattttcttacaaatttttttgttttttttttgtaaaatatattttttatttttattgtattttcagaatacaaaaaaaaaaaaaaaaaaaaaaattcaaacatgaataaaaagttattaaacatttttaagaatctactttttttattgttattattatattttattttttattttttaatttttttttttttacatatcgctggaataaaaataattaaagcTTAATCatcatatataatattataatttaacaattatttaaattaaaaaatggataattgtaaaaaaaaaattttgattctttttacataaattatAGCTTAATAATCatatttcaataaaattttaaacaatatatttttttaataacttttgtctttttttttataaattatgtgCATTTTAAATGTTTCcattttaaaatagaaaaataaaaaaaaaagaaaaaaagaaaaaaagaaatggaTAAAGTAAGTATGTATacttaattattatttttttttttttgtttatctacttttttatttattacacATTTTTTGTTATGAAATATTGATAAAGTAAATTATATTTCCTAGTAGGAGCCaatttgaagaaaaaatgaacaaattcttaaaaaaaaacaaaattaagaCAACacgaaatataaaaaaaaattattttgcaaaaattacataaaaaatataaattattattaaaaaaaaaaaaaaaaaagagaaagagaaagaggagaaaaataaaaatacatccGTGTTATAGAAAAGaaagatttttatttttttttttttttttttttttttattgtacataaaaatttgaataataCTAAGATGCAATTTAAGGAATATTCTCAACAATAcaacaaaattttaaatattagttacaaaaaattataataaattttatattttttgtgttTTTATTCAATTAAAATGAGAAACTATCAATAAAATACATTTGAATATTTAGAGAAGAGGAATATAATTCTTATTAATTGTAAAAATACgtaaattattaatacatCTATCACAtttaactttaaaaaaaaatttatatatatattttttctttttattacaaatttataaatatcttataattacattatttttgctatcatatattttatttagttatccaatttaattttatatattcttataaattttatttatttattttttttgattttttccTGTTTTacttttacttttttctattttaaaaatttaaattttaactatttttttatatttttccttttcttttttttttttattttattttattttattttattttttttcttatcttttcttcccatttttttttattttatttttatttttatttttacttttattttatttcattttttttttttgtttatattattattccctttttttttaaatatactttttaaaaaaatttttatgtacAGAAAGAAATCATCAACATTTtcgattttttttataatgaaattgttttaaaagctaatttaaataaataaatgtatattaAGATATTCTcaaagttattttttaaattaaaattttttgaaaaatgaagaattttgatttaaatgggaaaaataaattaactgAGATGAACATACTTCGACATGAAATAAAcgatttaaatataaatgataattcTTATAATACAAATACTATTAATGAATATGATAATACTCGAGTAGAAAACAATTTAAATGAAGCAAAAGAAGTGTTAAATTGTAGCTTTTGCAATAAACATGTATGCCCAATAGTTGAAAAATACACACCAATGTTTGTTTATATAATagttatattattatttctttttatttctttttttactatttttttattaccacttttatttttaacttttaaacaaaaaagatACACATGCCCTctatgtaaaaaaaagttagaaTCTcctgaaaaaatatttaaaataaaaaaggaaaatcaAATATTGACTTTTCAATTTCCTAAATGTGCTATTATTATATCAGTGAAATATTTAGTATTATTTATCTCTTTAGTATTTCtcatctttttattttatattataagaaaaaaaaatgattttaatttaGATACCTTAGCAAAGGGCCCATATATAAAATCATCCTGGTTAGACTATCTAGAGGACTGTGGAAACAAATCCCAATTcagaaataaatttaatagtattcataattttaaagaaaagtATTATGGAAACACTGTTAGATGGAGAGGATATTTTCATCACATAAAAGAAggtttttttaataacaattctttattcataaaaatgaatCCATCTGAATATAGGTATGATAAACCAGACATACGAGCACTTTTTAACAATTCATTAATTTCTCAAATTGAAAATTTgcaaaaaaatgattttgtTGAATTTGAATGTACTTTGTTagaaataagtaaaaataaaagttctCATTTATGTTTACTTTGGAATGTCATTCTGTTAGAAAAATATGAACCAAAGGATTTTAACGTTGTTGATTTTATTAAGCATTTATCTATATTAGATATGATTAATAATAATGCTAATCCTAATCCTTTCTTTATTAATCtagatgataaaaataataatgtaagAAGGTCAATAAGAATAGTtcatttttctaataatGGATTTAGAAATTCTAATGCAATTCATGATAAGGATCAGTACatgtttaatttattaaataatgaaataaatagttcaaataatgataatatatatattgataaAATGAATAGAGGATCTACTTTTAATAACAAAGAAATGGAGAAAGAAGATGAATATGAcgaaaatgatataaatgaagaagatgatATGAATGAAGAAGGTGATATGTATGAAGAGAATTCCAATTATGACCACTTTAACTATGGTGATATAGATGAAGATAATTCAAATGATAATCATCCTCATCACAATgaattttttgataattcTGAATATGAAAAGGCACATAATTATGAGAGAGAATTTAAAGAAGAAGAACATTTTAGCTCTAACTATGAGTtgaacaataaaaaaatagattatAAAAAAACGAATACTGATACTAACGAAAAATTGAATGAAGAAAAGGGTCAAGAAATGAATGAAGAGAAGGGTCAAGAAATGAATGAAGAAAAGAGTCAAgaattaaatgaagaaaatattcaAGAAatgaatgaagaaaaaagtcAAGAATtgaatgaagaaaaaattcaagaaatgaatgaagaaaaaattcaagaaatgaatgaagaaaaaagtcAAGAAatgaatgaagaaaaaagtcAAGAAATGAATGAAGAAACAATTCAAGAAatggataaaaaaaagggtcaagaaataaatgaaaaaacaaatcaaaaattgaataaagaaaataactAAGAAATGGATGAAAAAAActaattaaaaaaggaattCACAAAtataaagatgaaaaaatagataaattgAAGTAATAGaatcaaaaataaaacaaagaGATAAcattaaagaaatatatttatacaaatataaatgaagaaaagcacttttaaattatatataaacgatatacaatttttttttttttggaaaaatTTTTAGTATTAAAGAGGTActgaatatatttaaaaagttatagcgcatatatatatatatatatttacgcATATTTGCATacaagaataaaaaaaaaaaaaaaaaaaaagacaaaatttgtttattatattatctttatgAATAAAGCaaataaacaattttttcatattttgtatccaaaaaatttgaagtatctatagtttttttatgtataatttGACTCctcataattttataattatcgTTTCTAtatcaaaaattttaaaaaattcccCCAAAAATTATGAGTATAATTTTTGTCCCTTTTTGTCATTAGATAAGttaaatttcttttctttttttttaatttttgcttttaatttgtttattaaattttcttttttttttattagtctTATAAAtttagatttaaaaaaaagaaaaaaaaaaaagtataaataatataaaaatttttctttttctttttttctttttttcttttttttttttgtataatatGTATATTGTTTGATATGTTAattaaagtatttttataataaacaacatgtttattaaattatttaatacaaTATTAACTCTAAAATAACTATTGAACTATtacttaaatatttattgaaatatttactaaaatacttattaaaaatttaatatttattttaaaatatttataaagatatttattaatttattaaacaaaacagatgctatatatatatattatattattaaaatataaattgaaataatttaaaaaaaaaaaaaaaaatagcagcatataaataatgataaattatagaatcaaataattaaactataataaaagtacttgaaaaaaatttttacttttttttatttttcattacttTGTTgaaactttttatttctataataggtattaaaatgaaaaatattaataggTACGTTTTCATTAAGAGATAAAGGTTtttctcttaagtttttatctttatcaaCATAGTTAAaccatttatatttattaaattcttctatatcttttttaatagttATGTGTTTAAAGTTATATCTTTCAACTAAATGTTTTCTTTTGTCTTCTGATAATTTCACACCATATTTACTTCTACCTCTAAATCTATTTTTAACAGGTAATAAGTCATAAACTCCTCTAATAGCTTTATAATTACATCCTGGAATATCTTTACATCTTCCTCCTCTTACTAAAATAATACTATGAGTATTTAAATTATGGCCTATTCCTGGAATATAAACAGAAACTATTCTACCAGTAGATAACCTCACACGAGCTATCTTTTTTAATCCAGAATTGGGTTTCTTGGGAGTTTGTACTCGAACTTTTAAACATATTCCTCTTTTTTGAGGAGCTCCTTCTAGCCATTTTGATCTccagttttttttttttaatttcggTATTTGTTTTGGTCTCCTTTTATAAAATAGTCTTcctcttatattttttgtactAAAGTATCTATGATCAGTTATaccataaaaatatttttttccattaaaattttctccacttttattaattactgtatgaatataatttttattactatttgCATAATATGCACTTTTTACATAATATAAACCTTTTGTGTAATTTGTAACTCTTGTATTTAATAATTCCACATTTTGAAAAttcttattaattattttcaaatcaggtaaataagaaatattctTAGCTAAACTAAAATTCTgaactttttttaaagctAAACTTTTCTTTACATTTTGaaaaaatcttttattattaattttatttgaaatacTATAGAACATCGTAATATTTTATGACATTTATTTCTagattatttaatttatattttttataattactattttttttttttttttttttatttaatattatcctacttttattgtataataacataaaaattttgaaatttaaacatttttaaaaaattaagattttctttttttttttttttaaataattaaaaaaactacaaataaaaataaaaaaattaaaaaaaaaaaaaaaaaaaaaaagatatatataaaataacaaaataatattcccatcaaattttgaaaaaaagcaaaataaaataaaatatataataatatgtatttctaaatacatatattatttcttttttttttttttcttttgcttTGACGAAGTCATACacaaaaaaagataaaaaatattaatttaaatttttatatagataagtatatttttatttacaatttttctttccttttactaaaaaaaataattattatttaaataagttTCCATTTTGTTTAAATgcaatttataattttttttaatattttgatGTAAGAATTTAGAAACTTGACAAGCATAAGATTCTGATAGCAAAAATAATTCTCTTGAAATACctaaatgattttttattaaaatatttgataAAACTTTATGAAATTCTGGAGCTACGATGAAACAAAACGCACTACTACAATATAATTCTACTTCTTCATTTAATGGATCTAAAATAACCTTAGGTATATATTTAGAATTcttatattcataaaataatttatcctTATTTTGTTGATATTcgtctttattttctttattattattatccttatcaaaaataaaatttgatgaagaatattttttatcaataaaattttgatatttttgtttatcaACAATACCTATATTAATAGAGTTAATTACATAATTTAaacttatattattatatatacaaattaaAATCATGGAATTAATAATACttgataatatatatgaacaTTCATGAAGAATTTGAACTTTGAAGTAAAATTGttgaaatttatataaactgTGGTCTAGTATTTGCTCAAAATTTTTGGTAATAATTTcttcaaaaattttt
Proteins encoded in this window:
- a CDS encoding DNA polymerase alpha, putative; amino-acid sequence: MSNVFDKIKKQRSKECKATDFYEVRNKNDDIYEVVDEDGYIENKKSLKNFIVGGEKDFDSSDDVIVEDVNYNFLKKKIIEKENKVRRNNSIDGFIREKKIQKTFSSSKLSKEEINKTRNIEKLIEENTTSSESESGNFRKKRKTTDSYDKSYNSKTGSYIKNKNIINNYNEMNDITENKEIKKIGNNIYSFNDNKSNPFDKKEKMTNLFSYSKEIDCDFNLKIKKEENKKEGEGEGKGKGEEEREREIEGEIDKDIIENRKKEIEESDENKDLIKNEDKPQIKSELGNNRSNDLFFQNKKNDDNYKNNKINENDCYNDSIIKEMNISPSFINIDNNLYKEEDKDNEDDDTENNVSTNILKNKYDELIINKENGFVNVYIFDICKHRNSIILFGRTLTKFKKYRSISIYIENLDRYYYFLLNKNKKYRKDGEEINYTNEEYKILIMTDFIEEFKKVREFHNIKVAKYKLVKRRNLNLSTNEEELYVKVLYSYNYDPIDERFQKGDTYSSFYCCNEDIIENFIIKKKFKLPCWVKIKDLKKNFSNNLTYCYFDCITSDKKNIFLIDKITDKKNENKGNEENNSNTSTTNNSIENAPKKIENNVNTFIDLDLNKIFIKVVSLLNEENVHEIFSITSLVDAEGMKYINFLGISSKANKKINNNYNKNYCKVFENEKTLLEAFLQKIKALDIDMYIGYNILNFDLEFLIHRCNVHNINADFLSRKKKLKKNEKMKVNKFNGTNSTGSMYNIIQNIKGRLLLDIYVLCKDSIKLTSYCLDEIIDNVKNKYQEKSRQQQQQKKSNSPNVFKDFLVNNINLINSSNIHFNDAKLILENHLNVYINSQIFCINEIVNICNVLQIIEKTRDLTKLSGYIWMRSLLCYTSERIEFFLLHEYNKKKFITPIIKKKVKKIENSQLKNKNVSKYTGGLVLDPLCGYYDTYVLYLDFNSLYPSIIIEYNVCFSTIRLKSHENKSDIEEKEDENEDENIEIEDFDKSKPGILPSILKNLVDKRTFIKKLITNEKNKEKKELLLIQSLSIKLISNSIYGCLGNTNNRFYAKHIASYITLKGRNLLQLTKFKVEKEFNLKVIYGDTDSIMIDTGIKSNNLNNYKESNRLAHIIKNSINKNYKKLELDLECIFSKLLLLKKKKYACAKVVDSNFEKCEYEMKGINFIKRDFSKISKLIGNEVLKIIFSNKETDVKNSSLPLENDLSEQIHEYLRNVNQRIENDEFDLDYYVITKKLTKNVNEYQEKNSLGHVLVAERMIKDGYNICVNKEIQYCVCRSEDACKFFNKSNEKLSSSQCCFSVSEIKKYDLKIDKEYYIKNQILSPINRLCQYIEGTSAEKLSSCFNIFDVKEIKTDKQIEENYLETNVLSLLNESEERFKDIHLKGYLTCSNCSHNVKPDIFIKYFKCNKCFTYLSIEQIRNYIFSFIHHLCSTFYKQLYICNNCSLKTKRILLKDCKNCPNINCENKKSSLKPLVSKKYINLILEYFLFLLKDNLKKIPDKLVAKDKDEKIHYKQNENGNDVETEMNVRKSYSEENLNKNLNENKNANNNQENEYANDVNVCICIDEGFKTYIFKEDKNKKKTLKIDSYDDICKNKELSLNITKGLRMKYPNISNFILYLNLKSNNFYINYNEERDIIRNSIKNIVQNNTYSQIFFDQVFSVFHLSLSSKIKEL
- a CDS encoding mitochondrial ribosomal protein S12 precursor, putative — protein: MFYSISNKINNKRFFQNVKKSLALKKVQNFSLAKNISYLPDLKIINKNFQNVELLNTRVTNYTKGLYYVKSAYYANSNKNYIHTVINKSGENFNGKKYFYGITDHRYFSTKNIRGRLFYKRRPKQIPKLKKKNWRSKWLEGAPQKRGICLKVRVQTPKKPNSGLKKIARVRLSTGRIVSVYIPGIGHNLNTHSIILVRGGRCKDIPGCNYKAIRGVYDLLPVKNRFRGRSKYGVKLSEDKRKHLVERYNFKHITIKKDIEEFNKYKWFNYVDKDKNLREKPLSLNENVPINIFHFNTYYRNKKFQQSNEK